TCCGCAGGATATGCAAACATCTCAACATTAATTTTGCTGAAGAAATGCTTCATGCTCACAAGAACTATAAAGAAGGTATTATTGGTCATGGCGGTATCCAGCTTTCTTCCAAAATACATACTAGGAGCCTGTATTCCTATCAAGATGAACTTACCCAAGAAGAATTTGATCTCATCCGCATTATTACACTGCCTATAGCAAATGCGTTTGGTTATTCATTGAAATGGAATAAAGTCACAATCACGCCTGTGCAACTTCAAATACCAGAAAATTCCCTGAATCCTAAACATGCTTGGAATGTGCTCCAAAAACGACTCGTGTCTGAAAACCTCACACTTGAGCAGGTCAACCGTCTACGAACTCTCATGGAAAATGTAATAAAAACTCTCCATAAGCAGAGTTTTGAGAATAAAGAACAGACAAGTCTCCATCAAGCCAACATGAAGCAGACAACCGCTGCTTTCCAAGCTTTAGAGCAACAACTTACCGAGCTGCAACTTAACCAGGAAAAACAAACCGCTGGTACTGTCAAGACTCTGGAACAACAGCTTGCCAAGGCACAACACAACCAGAAAGAACAAGCCTCCTCGATATTCAACGCCCTAGAACAACTCCTTAATAAGGTGCAGCAAAATCAAAGAGAACAGATAAAGCGTCTGGATTCGAATAAGGTGGCAATCAGTGAGCATAGCCAAAAAAAACTTCAGGAAATCAATGCCCAAGCAAAAGTTCTCGGCAATATTAATTTTTCTGTTCAAGAACTCCTCGGTGCGTCAGAATCACAAGGAAGAGCTACAGGCAAGATTACTAGTGCTTTGAACATCTTTAGAAGCAACATCGAAAAACAGGGAAATGCTGTAGGTACACTTGATAAAAACATCAGGGAGTTTGCAATTGCAGTCGAAAAGCAAACCGAAAAGATAGATGCCATAGGTCAGGTACAAGCTACAACAGAAACAACGATCCAGACTCTTGTCGATGCTGTCCACAAACAAAGCTCCGAGACTGAAACCATAAATAAGTCTCAGGAATATGTTGAAGAAATAATTCAAAATTTTGCTGAAGCCATAGAAAAGCAAATGGCAGAAACCGAAACCATAAACAATTTCCAGGCATCAATGGGGGCAACAATTCAGGCTCTTGTCGATGCGGTAGAAAAACAAGCTGTAGAAACAGGTCGCGTCAAACGTTCGCAGGCACCCATGGAGGTAGCATTACAAACACTGGCTGAAAGTGTTAAAAAGCAAAAAACTGACACCAGCAATGAAAAGTTGTCGCAGGCAATTGAAGCCAAAATCAAAATCCTAGACGCAAAGGTTAGCAAGAGTATCAACAGCATTAATTCTGTGAAGAGCATGGTCAATACCTATCAATCTTCCCAACCCAAGAATGATTTGCTGGATACCCAGCAAAAGTTGCTTGATCTCGCCCAGCAACAGAACATCGAATTGTTGGAAAAAATTTCATCCCTGCATTCTACTCAATATTTCATGCTGAGAAACCGTTTTGACAATGCGACGAAAACGGTATTCTCTTTAGACCTCAAGAAAATGTATGCTCACAATGACCTTGAAATAATTCAAACTCACGAAGGACTTGAATTAAAAAGCACTGGTGGTGACCCTCAGCTTCTAGCAGCTACCCTTTGGTCCACTTTCTTTAATTATCGCTATGTTCTAAAGATTGTCATCGACAGCGAAAGACAGACAATGCTGGAACTGTTTTATAAAACCGCTGATGATCTTTCCTACAGTAGGGGAAAAAAATTACAAGCTCCTATAATAGAAGGTACAAACACTATATATCTGGACTTGGACATCCATAAAATTCGCGAACAATTGCGACTTGACCCTGGATCCTGCTCAGGCAAATTTCTTCTGCGTGAATTTGAAATTCGTCGAGTTTAAAAACAAACCGCTTCATTTCGGAAAAATCAACTAACAAAACTATACAATGAACATACTCTTCTATCTTGAACCGCACCCCATTCGAGAACGAATGGATTCCTTTAACTGGATCGGGCGAACGCTTATAAAAATGATTGAAGATCAGTTTTTTATTGGTGGAGCACAAAATGCCGAAATCAAAATTCTGGCATCAAAAGATGCCCAGAAAGGTTTGCTCAAAGAATTTCCCGGTTGCGACTGCCTGCTTAGCCTTAGTCCCGAGGATGAAAATTATGTTAGAAAATTGAATAAAAAATGGAATGATGATGCCATCGATATCTGGCGCCAACTTATGCGTGGAGAAGGTGATATCTCAAACCGCTACAGGGCAATCCTTGAACATATAAAATATTCTACCTTCGACTTTCAGTACATCGTCTACTGGGGTACCAACGGCGCGGTTCAAGCTTTTGCCAAGGAACATGGGATAGTACCCATTGCCATGGAGCAGGGCGTAACCCGGACGCCATTCATAGAATCTATCTGCATGGATCCTCTAGGTGTTAACGGCGAAAGCTTTACACCTCTTACAGATCTGGACAGTGTGGAACCTCTGCCTCTTTCCGTTCTACAGCGTTGTGCAATAGCCGATGTAAGCCACGGACAGGAATTCGATGCCCTTTACCGCCCACTGACCACCAAACATGCCGAAGACATAATGGACGGAGTAGGCCGAAATATTCTCATCCCGCTCCAACTTGACGATGACGCAAATATTCTTGAGCACTCTGATGTCGGAAATATGTTGGATTTCCTACAACAAGTGATTCCGCAACTTGTTAAGGTCGGCTACCGCTGCCTTGTTAAACCTCATCCTGGGGCTCTTTTCCGGGACTACAATGTGGTGCGGCATGAAATGTGCCGTACATATGTAGAAAATCAAAAGGGAGCCTTCTGGATAGATGGTATCGATAACCGCGAGGACTATCTTTGCCTGATCGGCAAATCTGAAGCAGTTGTGGTTGTTAACAGCTCGCTTGGATTTGAGGCTATGCTTATGGGCTGTCCTGTCATCCCTTTCGGAAAAGCTCCGTACGTATTTAAAAATTCTCCGCTGACATTCAGTGATGTCCTGTCCAAAAAAATTAACTACGAATCGTGGCAATTGCATGCGGAGAAGGTCGGGACATTACTGCTCTTCAACTATCTCATTCCAAAAAGCAAAGCCTTCAGCTACCAATTTTTCTGTGCTTCAGTCGCACGTTGCGAACGGATTTACAACTCTCGCATAACCGTGGACGAAGAAATCACCGGTGTTGGGCATACGGAGCCCATTAACTCTATCAATGAACTTTACGCCTGTAATAATGGTCTACCCAAGGTAAAAGCAATTCTTGAAGGAGAGAAAACGAAACGTATAGATCCAGGCATCCCTAAAGCTCTGTTAGAGCTGGTCTTTCCACGTAAAAACAATGAAGAACTAAGCATATCCCATTTATTGAAGCTAAAAGGTAAGGAACTTGTTGTCAGCGGTTACTGGCACATCCTCAACAGGTACCCTGATCCTGATGGCATGGCCAACTACCTGCCACAGGTGAGGAGCGGGGCTTTGGCACCAGCATCTTTCCTACTGCGCCTACGCCTTTCACCTGAAGGTAGAGTCTTTAGAAAGAACTGTCGTGGATTGCTCTCCGCTTTTATAACTTCTGCTCTATGCCACACTTTTTGCAGGGCTAAAAAAGATAAAGAATCCGAAAACTTATGAATTCCACAGTCCGACCATTCGAGGATTCCATCGTCTATGCCATAGTGTTAAACTATAATGGCCTGCACCTGAACAGTATTTGCCTTAAGTCCCTTATCGCCAGTCATTACAACAATCTGCACATCTTATTCATAGACAATGGATCTTCAGATGGTTCAGTACAGGCGGTACGTGATGAGTTTCCCGATGTGGAAGTTTTGGAAAATGGAGAGAACCTTTATTTTGCAGCAGGAAACAACCGCGGAATTGAATATGCTATCAAAAACGCTGCTGACTATATTTTCATCCTAAACAACGACACTAAAATCGTCCCTTCCTGCATTACACAGCTTGTAAGCTTCATGGAATCCTCCCCACAAACAGCAGCCTGCCAACCGCTACTCTGCTTTATGGATGACCATGACATTATCGCTTCGACAGGCTGTCGTATTGCCGGAAGCGGCAAAGCTTGGGACGCTATGTGCGGCATGCCAGCTGAAGATGCTGGAGAGAATCCCTTTCCAATGCCGGGAGTAACCGGTGGAGCCATGTTTGTCCGTACCAATGTAATCTCCACAGTTGGAATGTTTGACGAAAATTTCGGAATGTATTTTGAAGATGTTGACCTCAGTTTGCGCATGCGCAAACACGGATTTGAATTATTTTGCATACCGAGTGCCAGAGTATATCACGAGGTTTCTGCCAGCACAAAATTATCGAAAAAATGGAGAATAGGATACTTCTGTGAACGCAATAGCTATAAAGTCATGGTGAAAAATTTTCCATTACCCCAAATTTTACTCGGCTTTCTCAGGGGTGTTCCAATGGCTTGTATTGCCGCAAGCGCCAATCTTATCAGGGGGAACTTCAAATATGGCTTCTCCATTCTTTTTGCCGTACTTTATGGGCTGGGATATTTTTTCAAACACTGGCCGTCACTCCACGAAGATACTGCTAAACGTGAACGAATTTCACAATATATTGACTATCAGATAATATACCCGCCCAGATGTACGAAAATTACCAGATAATGCCTCAAAGCAGACTAAAAAATTTTATCTATTTATTTAAGCAAGATACACAAAAAACAGCACCTTAATCTGTTACAGCTTGGACATACTTATTTTAGATTTAAAACCCCTTGACTCCTAACTTTCAGGCATGTATGAAATTATATCTTTGATAATAAATAGATATGTAAACCTAAAATTATTTCAACTGGAGGGATTATGAAAAGGTTAACAACTCTTGTTCTATGTACACTCGCTTCTATCCTACTATTTAGCAGCATAGCCTCTGCTGAAACATGGCTAGGCTTTCAGTGCAATAATGTTTTTGTTGCAAGTGATGGAGTGATCAGCATTCAAGGCAAAAACTTGTATAACTCTCATGACTACATTTTTACTTATGAAGGAACAGCAGACAAACAGGTTCTCGCTGTTGTCCTGACAGCCATGACTTCTGCAAAACTTCTCAAATTAAAATATATTGGCAACTTAAAATTTGATTCTATTCAGCTTACAAGTGAAAGTAATCCTTAATCAGCCAATAGTAAAATTCAGCTAAAATAGTTATTCAAGCATTACAGAACGTAATAACTCTTTATCTGGATAAAGCATATTAACACCTATATAGTTAAAAGCATTCTTTAGAAGCCTTTCTTGGTAGAGACTGTACCTTGCGGATCGGGAACATAAAATTTGGCCCAGAAATCATGAAAGGCATGACAAAAAAAAGTCAGATCATAAAAAATGAAGCCTCTTACCATTCAAAAACGTACCTTTCCCGTAGCTAAAAGATTATCCTTCTGGGGTAGGTCTAGACGAATTTTGAAGCAGAGAAATACCGTTCTCACAGCTCTTTAAAACATAAGTTGTAAGGATTCCATGGCGAAAGCTGTAATCCTAAGCACGGTTCTGCTTGCTTGAGAAACAATTTTCACTGGAAACTATGGTTTCAAGCTTGAAATCAAGCCCAGCATCTCTCAGTTGCTGGGCGATCGTCCCTACCGAGATTGAAATAGGCAATTGTACCGGGCCGCGTTTTGAGGTTTGATCATTGTTCATGACCATGGTGTCAATGATTAGCTTTACCACTTCGGGACTGATTATCATAAGTCTCCAGAAGAAAAGTTGTAAATGAGTAGTCGGAAAAGGTAGATCAGATGAGGAGAAAAAGGTCGGTAGAACCTTTTTACTGTATGCGAAGAAACCATACCTTTTATGTCTGTTACAATGGTTGGAGCATAGAAATGCGGTAGATGGTGGTTTGTTTCGTCAAAGAGGAAGCAAAACTCCTGTTTAAAATGGCATCCATCAGTATACTTGTATGTGGAACCGAATAGACGATAAATGTGTGGAAAAAATCAATCTCACGGAAATAGCAACTGAAAGGTTAAGTCCTGGCCCAGTCAGGCTGTTATTCGTTGTCGATGATTTTTGATCTGTTGCAGTAGCGTTTGGATACTCAGCTCTCCTCCACTGGTTGAAATTATTTTGGTTGTTGTCTTGATAAAATGTCAATAAAAATGAGATGATACGCTAGGATCGGTACTGTCTTAGGCAGGTTGACCGTTCAGAGGAGGTCAACGATATTGATCGAAACAAATTATCAATAATGAATGATCGTTATCCTGCGAGAACTATAAACAATTTATGAGGGTATCTAAATGCAATCAGCGAAAGTACTAATTGTTATACCAGCCAGATATGCTTCCACACGGCTTCCTGGAAAACCTCTTGAACGTATTGCAGGCAAAGAAATG
The nucleotide sequence above comes from Maridesulfovibrio bastinii DSM 16055. Encoded proteins:
- a CDS encoding glycosyltransferase family 2 protein; the protein is MNSTVRPFEDSIVYAIVLNYNGLHLNSICLKSLIASHYNNLHILFIDNGSSDGSVQAVRDEFPDVEVLENGENLYFAAGNNRGIEYAIKNAADYIFILNNDTKIVPSCITQLVSFMESSPQTAACQPLLCFMDDHDIIASTGCRIAGSGKAWDAMCGMPAEDAGENPFPMPGVTGGAMFVRTNVISTVGMFDENFGMYFEDVDLSLRMRKHGFELFCIPSARVYHEVSASTKLSKKWRIGYFCERNSYKVMVKNFPLPQILLGFLRGVPMACIAASANLIRGNFKYGFSILFAVLYGLGYFFKHWPSLHEDTAKRERISQYIDYQIIYPPRCTKITR